Sequence from the Pseudoalteromonas rubra genome:
CGCTCAGGAGGCTCAGAAAGACGCAGACGCCGTCCCAGAAACAAACCACGCAGAAAACCTAATCCTGAATCATGAACACCGTTTATATTGGACTGGGGGCGAATCTTAACGCCCCTGAGGCACAGCTACGTAATGCGCTGGATGCCCTGAACACATCGCCTGTACTGACGCTCGCGCAGGTCTCCAGCTTTTATGCCTCAAAACCTATGGGTCCGCAGGACCAACCCGACTATGTGAACGCCGTTGCCAAACTTATCACGGATCTACCCGCCATTGAGGTACTCGATTTGCTGCAGCAGATTGAACTGCAACATGGCCGGGTACGCAAAGCCGAACGTTGGGGTCCACGTACCTTAGACTTGGATATTCTGTTATACAACGATGCCCAGATAACCACGCAACGATTAACCGTGCCGCATTATGGGTTATGTGAACGTGAATTTGTGGTCTTTCCATTACTGGAGATTGCACCCGAACTCACTCTGCCCACAGGCCAGGTACTGGCAGACATCGCCACCAGGTTACCACGTAACGGGCTGACTGCCATTAGTCAGTATCCTGTTGCAGCACCGCTTGCATAGCATGACCTGAGCACCGCAGTGCGCTCAGCATCGAATTGAACACAAAGGGGGAAATATGGCTAAAGTAACTGTTTCAACATTGGCCAAGAAAAAACGTGAAGGAACAAAAATCACGGCACTAACCGCATACGATGCCAGCTTTGCCAAGCTGTTCTACGACAACGGCGTTGACATTATCCTGGTCGGCGATTCATTAGGTATGGTACTGCAAGGCGGCGAAGATACCCTGGCAGTCACCACCGCTGATATCGCCTATCATACTCGCTGTGTTCGCGCGGGTAGCAAATCACTATTTGTGATCGCAGATATGCCCTTTATGAGCTACGCTAACCCGGCCCAAGCATGCGAAAACGCAGCGACATTAATGCGTTCAGGCGCAAATATGGTCAAATTGGAAGGCGGTGAATGGCTGCTTGATTCTATTCGTTTGCTCACCCAGCAAGGCATCCCTGTGTGTGGTCATTTAGGCCTGACACCGCAGTCCGTAAATGTCTTTGGTGGCTTTAAAATTCAGGGCCGGGAAGACGCACAGGCGGAGAAAATGATTGCCGATGCGATTGCGTTAGAGCAAGCCGGTGCACAGCTGCTGGTTGTGGAGTGCATTCCTTCTTCACTGGCCAAACGCATCAGCGAAGCACTGAGTATTCCGGTCATAGGTATCGGAGCGGGTAAAGACACCGATGGTCAAATCCTGGTTATGCACGACCTGGTCGGTATCTCTGCAGGCTATATTCCTAAGTTTTCGAAAAACTTCCTCGCCGAGACGGGCAACATGCCTGAAGCGGTCGAAAAGTTTTGCGCCGATGTGAAAAGCGGAGCATTCCCCTCTCAGGAACACGAGTTTAACTAATGCAATCAATTACAGAAATCAAATCTCTGCGCAGCCAAATCAAGGCCTGGCGACAACAAGGGCAAAGCATTGCCTTTGTCCCCACTATGGGCAATTTGCATCAGGGACATTTTTCACTGGTTGAGAAAGCCAAAACCCTGGCGGACAAAGTAGTGGTCAGTATTTTTGTCAATCCAATGCAATTTGGTGCCAACGAAGATCTGGACAAGTACCCGCGGACACTGACTCAGGATAAACAAGGATTAGCGGAACTGGATACAGACATTGTCTTCACCCCCAGTGTTGATGCTATCTATCCAAACGGGCTCGACACACAAAGTTATGTCGATGTCCCCGGTGTATCCGAAGGTTATTGCGGTGGCAGTCGCAGCGGTCACTTCAGGGGCGTAGCTACTGTCGTCACCAAGTTATTCAACCTGGTACAACCTGACTTTGCCTGCTTTGGTGAAAAAGACTATCAGCAACTCCAGGTTATCAAAACCATGGTACGCGACTTATCGATGCCTATCGAAATTATTGGCGTGCCGACTCAGCGGGAAATTTCCGGGCTGGCAATGAGTTCACGTAATGGCTATTTGTCTGAACAAGAAAAAGATACCGCGAAGGTGCTGTATCAGGTATTAAATGATACCGCACAGCAACTGCAAGTCGGCGTACGCGATTATGCAAAGCTGGAGCAGACAGCCAAATCTGTCCTCGAAGACGCGGGACTTCAACCTGATTACTTTTCTATCGCACAAAGACAGAGCCTAAAACCTGCTACACTGGAAGACGGTGAGTTTGTCATTTTGGCTGCGGCTTATCTCGGCCAGGTGAGACTAATCGATAATATCCAGGTCCTCACCGACGCATAACAATGTATAGGATCCCTGAGTTCTCGGCGCACAGCGCTGTGGGATCCTAATTTAAATTACTCTCTTGCAGGACTGTCTCATGAAACCACAGATATCGATTATCGCCTTGCTACTGGCAGGCTGTAGTAACACCAATTCCCCCGAACTGAACCAGTGCGCACAACAAAACTATCAATGCGAACAAAGCTGCGAGCAACGTGCGAACCCTCAGTCAATGGCCATGCAGGTGTGTAGCGATGGATGTATTGAGTCGTTTAACCAATGTAAGGCGCAGGCTGAGCAGCTCACTCAGCAGCAGCGTAATAGCACCTTGTATTAAAAAAATTAGACATAAAAAAACCGCTCCTAGAGCGGTTTTTTCTTTCTGTGCAATGCTTATAGCAGGCCTAGCTTCTTAAGCTCTTTGCTTGCAAGCTGGCTTGAAAGTGGTACATAACCATCTTTCTCTACGATCTTCTGACCTTCTTTTGACAGCACCATCTTCAGGAACTCGGCTTCAATTGGAGAAAGCGGCTTGTTCGGGTGCTTATTTACATAAAGGTATAGGAAACGAGACAGTGGGTATTTACCCTTTGCAACATTGTCCAGCGTCGCATCAACAAAGTTGTCGCCTTTCTTCGACAGCGGTACTGTGCGCACACCTGATGTCTTATAACCAATGCCTGAGTAGCCAATCGCATTCACTGATGAAGAGATTGACTGAACCACTGAGGCTGAACCTGGCTGTTCGTTTACGTTGTTACGGAAGTCACCTTTACACAGGGCTTTTTTCTTAAAGTAACCATAAGTACCTGATACTGAGTTACGACCATACAACTGAATGTCTTTGCTACCCCAGTCACCAGACAGACCTAAGTCGCTCCAGCGTTCAACTTGCTCAGACGCACCACACTTACGTGTTGATGAGAAGATAGCATCAACCTGGTCAATACGCAGACCCTGAATTGGGTTATCTTTGTGTACAAATACGGCCAATGCATCGATAGCAACACGTACTTCAGTCGGCTTATAACCATAACGCTTTTCAAACGCTTCGATTTCTTTCGACTTCATCTTACGGCTCATTGGGCCGAAGTTGGCTGTCGCTTCTGTCAAAGCCGGTGGCGCAGTAGAAGAACCTGCTGCCTGAATCTGAATGTTCACGTTAGGGTAAATACGTTTGTACTCTTCAGCCCAGAACGTCATCATGTTAGCCAGTGTGTCAGAACCCACAGATGAAAAGTTACCTGAGATACCGCTGGTTTTGTTGTACTCAGGTAGATTCTTATCAAGTGCAGAGGCTTGAGCAGATACCAGTGTTGTTACAGCCACACCCATTGCGGCAACTAAGCTTTTAAATTTCATTGGGGTCACTCCAAATGTTCTTCCCATTTAATTTCTGAGCACATTGTGCAGAAAACAAATGACAATAAAATTACTCTCAAATGACACTTTTATGACTTTCAGTATTTGTCATAAAAATGCGTTTTTCTTTTTCAAAGGCAAATGAGAAACACGATCCTTTGCCCAGTGTACTGTCAATTTCCAGA
This genomic interval carries:
- the folK gene encoding 2-amino-4-hydroxy-6-hydroxymethyldihydropteridine diphosphokinase, translated to MNTVYIGLGANLNAPEAQLRNALDALNTSPVLTLAQVSSFYASKPMGPQDQPDYVNAVAKLITDLPAIEVLDLLQQIELQHGRVRKAERWGPRTLDLDILLYNDAQITTQRLTVPHYGLCEREFVVFPLLEIAPELTLPTGQVLADIATRLPRNGLTAISQYPVAAPLA
- the panB gene encoding 3-methyl-2-oxobutanoate hydroxymethyltransferase, which encodes MAKVTVSTLAKKKREGTKITALTAYDASFAKLFYDNGVDIILVGDSLGMVLQGGEDTLAVTTADIAYHTRCVRAGSKSLFVIADMPFMSYANPAQACENAATLMRSGANMVKLEGGEWLLDSIRLLTQQGIPVCGHLGLTPQSVNVFGGFKIQGREDAQAEKMIADAIALEQAGAQLLVVECIPSSLAKRISEALSIPVIGIGAGKDTDGQILVMHDLVGISAGYIPKFSKNFLAETGNMPEAVEKFCADVKSGAFPSQEHEFN
- the panC gene encoding pantoate--beta-alanine ligase — encoded protein: MQSITEIKSLRSQIKAWRQQGQSIAFVPTMGNLHQGHFSLVEKAKTLADKVVVSIFVNPMQFGANEDLDKYPRTLTQDKQGLAELDTDIVFTPSVDAIYPNGLDTQSYVDVPGVSEGYCGGSRSGHFRGVATVVTKLFNLVQPDFACFGEKDYQQLQVIKTMVRDLSMPIEIIGVPTQREISGLAMSSRNGYLSEQEKDTAKVLYQVLNDTAQQLQVGVRDYAKLEQTAKSVLEDAGLQPDYFSIAQRQSLKPATLEDGEFVILAAAYLGQVRLIDNIQVLTDA
- a CDS encoding PstS family phosphate ABC transporter substrate-binding protein yields the protein MKFKSLVAAMGVAVTTLVSAQASALDKNLPEYNKTSGISGNFSSVGSDTLANMMTFWAEEYKRIYPNVNIQIQAAGSSTAPPALTEATANFGPMSRKMKSKEIEAFEKRYGYKPTEVRVAIDALAVFVHKDNPIQGLRIDQVDAIFSSTRKCGASEQVERWSDLGLSGDWGSKDIQLYGRNSVSGTYGYFKKKALCKGDFRNNVNEQPGSASVVQSISSSVNAIGYSGIGYKTSGVRTVPLSKKGDNFVDATLDNVAKGKYPLSRFLYLYVNKHPNKPLSPIEAEFLKMVLSKEGQKIVEKDGYVPLSSQLASKELKKLGLL